One genomic region from Rosa rugosa chromosome 1, drRosRugo1.1, whole genome shotgun sequence encodes:
- the LOC133734903 gene encoding U-box domain-containing protein 25-like, which translates to MMCIPELFICPISLELFKDPVTLCTGLTYDRSSIQQWLAAGNLTCPVTMQKLDDPITMVPNHTLRHLITQWLQMGSQTQNSNHSDDHCHLETTTTDSLASLKHVLESREFAFENKVQALEKISSSPSTNYLLLQLGYLPLLLELVFGLVPEARVLLISEEYYYIKFVELALSRVLILLPLGGGFEPLNILKEESKLSSFEVLLAGGSAFIRINLCHLIEAVSASESSSSRTKGLRVVLGKNQGILTQLVQLILHPSDSEEEAADAAIRAVSTLSSFEDNIESLVRNGMLNGLVTYITRTEKRERSLAPLATAIIERLLGVESGKEELLNSNNNNGTGGNGIHALVKMVFRVSWSNVDDDHEHHRGSESAVTSLLIVCNDSLSAREEAISAGVLTQLLLLMQSQCSNSTKAKARMLLKLLRTKWSQDSKQLISMV; encoded by the coding sequence ATGATGTGCATACCTGAGCTGTTTATATGCCCAATTAGTCTGGAGCTGTTCAAAGATCCAGTGACTCTATGCACAGGCCTAACCTATGACAGGTCGAGCATTCAACAATGGCTGGCTGCTGGTAATCTGACATGTCCAGTCACAATGCAGAAGCTTGATGATCCAATCACCATGGTTCCGAATCACACTCTTCGCCATTTGATCACTCAGTGGCTGCAAATGGGTAGTCAAACTCAAAACTCGAATCATTCTGATGATCATTGTCACTTGGAAACCACAACTACTGATTCTTTAGCTTCACTCAAACACGTACTAGAGTCTCGTGAGTTTGCCTTCGAGAACAAGGTTCAAGCACTCGAAAAGATTTCATCTTCACCGTCCACAAATTACTTGCTACTGCAGCTCGGGTACTTGCCTTTGCTACTAGAACTAGTCTTTGGACTAGTTCCAGAAGCCAGAGTACTACTCATCAGTGAAGAGTACTACTACATCAAGTTTGTTGAGCTTGCGCTCTCTCGTGTTCTGATACTGCTGCCTCTAGGGGGTGGGTTCGAGCCTCTAAATATTTTGAAAGAAGAGAGTAAATTGTCATCTTTCGAAGTCTTGTTGGCGGGCGGCTCTGCATTCATCAGAATCAACTTATGCCACCTTATAGAGGCAGTTTCAGCATCAgagagcagcagcagcagaacAAAAGGGCTGCGTGTTGTTCTTGGAAAGAACCAGGGGATCTTGACTCAGCTGGTTCAGCTAATTCTTCACCCGAGTGATTCGGAGGAGGAGGCTGCAGATGCTGCAATCAGAGCCGTGTCAACATTGTCTTCCTTTGAAGATAACATAGAGTCTTTGGTCAGAAATGGCATGTTAAATGGACTAGTGACATACATTACTAGGACCGAAAAGCGCGAAAGAAGCTTGGCGCCATTGGCAACGGCGATAATTGAGAGGCTTTTAGGAGTAGAGAGTGGAAAAGAGGAATTGCTTAATAGTAATAACAATAATGGCACCGGTGGCAATGGCATTCATGCTCTTGTTAAGATGGTTTTCAGGGTATCGTGGTCCAATGTTGATGATGACCATGAACACCACCGAGGGAGTGAGAGTGCCGTTACCTCACTTTTGATTGTGTGCAATGATTCTTTATCGGCACGAGAGGAAGCCATTAGCGCCGGAGTGTTGACTCAGTTACTATTGCTTATGCAGAGCCAGTGCAGCAATAGCACCAAAGCGAAGGCGAGAATGTTACTCAAACTCCTTAGAACCAAGTGGTCTCAGGACTCCAAGCAATTAATCTCAATGGTCTAG
- the LOC133724582 gene encoding cation/H(+) antiporter 15 isoform X2, protein MRSVMVIETMANVGLLYFLFLVGLEMDISVIRRMGKRAIIIAVAGMILPFAIGAAFSFLIHDRGKSMNQGTFILFLGVALSVTAFPVLARVLAELKLVNTELGRIALSSALVNDMFAWGLLALAIALAENDSTSLASLYVVLSSIAFVCFCIFVVRPAVCWIIRRTPEGESFSEFYICLILTGVMISGFVTDAIGTHSVFGAFVFGLVIPNGPLGVTLIEKLEDFVSGLLLPLFFAISGLRTNITTIEGIGTWGLLVLVIFLACIGKIAGTVIVCLFYQMPFDEGFTLGLLMNTKGLVELIVLNVGKDQKVLDDEAFAIMVIVAVVMTGIITPIVTTVYKPARRSIPYKRRTIQRSKPDAELRVLVCVHTPRNVPTMINLLEASYPTKRSPLCVYILHLVELSGRASAMLIVHNTRKSGRPALNRTQAQSDHIINAFENYEQHAGCVSVQPLTAISPYSTMHEDICNLAEDKRVAFLILPFHKQQTVDGGMESMNPAFRTMNQNVLANAPCSVGILVDRGFNGSNRVAANQASHNIVVLFFGGPDDREALSYAWRMSEHPGITLAVMRFVPGPDVVEPVGIVKPDPDAANNGNNNSKILCVETDEGWEKQLDEKLINEFRTQNMNDESIVYLEKEVNNGEETVAVVRSMDSVHDLFIVGRGQGIISPLTAGLTDWSECPELGAIGDLLASSDFATTASVLVVQQFVGDEGNAAVDHELEDPNEEHGTPQPVASSPADELQNAQFGNMQRHMNKRTQPPPRVQNSNVYSP, encoded by the exons ATGAGAAGTGTGATGGTGATCGAGACCATGGCAAATGTGGGTCTCCTCTACTTCCTCTTCTTGGTCGGCTTGGAGATGGACATTTCCGTTATTCGCCGCATGGGCAAAAGAGCCATTATCATTGCTGTTGCCGGCATGATCCTCCCCTTCGCCATTGGTGCTGCCTTTTCGTTCCTCATCCACGATAGAGGAAAATCAATGAACCAAGGTACCTTTATTCTCTTCCTCGGCGTTGCCCTCTCCGTCACCGCCTTCCCGGTCCTTGCTCGAGTCCTTGCCGAGCTCAAGCTTGTCAACACCGAGCTCGGCAGGATTGCTTTATCCTCGGCACTGGTAAACGACATGTTCGCTTGGGGTCTCTTAGCTCTGGCCATTGCCTTGGCGGAAAATGACTCCACTTCGCTGGCTTCCCTCTACGTTGTTTTGTCTAGCATTGCCTTTGTTTGCTTTTGCATATTCGTGGTCCGACCTGCAGTGTGCTGGATTATCCGAAGAACTCCAGAAGGAGAATCCTTTAGCGAGTTCTACATTTGCCTTATTCTCACCGGGGTCATGATCTCCGGGTTTGTTACTGACGCCATAGGAACACATTCCGTTTTTGGGGCTTTCGTGTTTGGTTTAGTCATCCCTAATGGACCACTTGGCGTCACTCTCATCGAGAAGCTCGAAGATTTTGTTTCGGGGCTTCTGCTCCCTCTTTTCTTTGCCATTAGCGGACTTAGAACCAATATTACTACGATCGAAGGAATTGGAACCTGGGGCCTTCTTGTACTTGTTATCTTTCTCGCTTGCATCGGAAAAATAGCCGGTACAGTCATTGTCTGCCTCTTTTACCAGATGCCATTTGACGAAGGGTTCACTCTAGGACTGCTCATGAACACAAAAGGCCTTGTCGAATTGATTGTCCTCAATGTCGGCAAAGACCAGAAGGTTCTAGACGATGAGGCCTTTGCAATTATGGTGATTGTAGCTGTTGTTATGACTGGAATCATTACACCAATAGTAACAACAGTTTACAAGCCGGCAAGAAGGTCTATACCTTACAAACGAAGAACGATTCAAAGGTCGAAGCCCGATGCGGAGTTACGAGTACTTGTTTGTGTCCACACACCTCGAAATGTGCCTACAATGATCAACCTTTTAGAAGCCTCTTACCCCACAAAGAGATCTCCTTTGTGCGTCTACATACTCCATTTAGTTGAGCTCAGTGGCCGTGCATCTGCAATGCTCATTGTTCATAACACTAGGAAATCCGGCAGGCCGGCGCTCAATCGAACCCAAGCTCAGTCTGACCACATCATAAATGCGTTCGAGAACTACGAGCAGCATGCCGGTTGTGTCTCGGTGCAGCCCTTGACTGCAATCTCACCATACTCTACAATGCACGAAGACATTTGCAACTTGGCAGAGGACAAACGTGTTGCCTTTTTAATTCTTCCTTTCCACAAACAGCAAACGGTGGATGGAGGAATGGAATCCATGAACCCGGCTTTTCGAACAATGAACCAAAATGTATTAGCAAATGCGCCATGCTCAGTCGGAATTCTAGTGGATAGAGGTTTCAATGGCTCCAATCGCGTGGCTGCAAACCAG GCATCTCACAATATAGTGGTACTTTTCTTCGGTGGACCGGACGACCGAGAGGCGTTGTCATATGCATGGAGGATGTCTGAACATCCAGGAATAACTCTTGCAGTCATGCGTTTTGTTCCCGGGCCGGACGTCGTGGAGCCGGTAGGAATAGTGAAACCCGATCCTGATGCCGCAAACAACGGCAACAACAATTCAAAGATATTGTGTGTCGAAACGGACGAGGGGTGGGAGAAGCAACTCGACGAGAAGTTGATAAATGAGTTTAGGACGCAAAATATGAACGACGAATCAATTGTGTACCTGGAGAAGGAGGTGAACAATGGAGAGGAGACGGTGGCGGTGGTAAGGTCAATGGACAGCGTGCATGACCTATTTATAGTCGGCAGAGGACAAGGCATAATATCGCCATTAACGGCGGGGCTAACCGATTGGAGTGAGTGCCCGGAACTCGGTGCTATTGGGGATTTGCTTGCGTCTTCCGACTTCGCAACAACCGCATCGGTTTTGGTAGTGCAACAATTCGTTGGTGATGAAGGGAATGCAGCAGTCGATCACGAGCTCGAGGATCCCAATGAGGAGCACGGAACACCGCAACCGGTAGCCAGCAGCCCAGCAGATGAACTTCAAAATGCGCAGTTTGGCAACATGCAGCGACATATGAACAAGCGGACTCAACCACCACCTAGGGTACAAAATAGTAACGTGTACAGCCCCTAA
- the LOC133724582 gene encoding cation/H(+) antiporter 15 isoform X1 has product MANATSANGTNMTNASDSSIVCYAPTMITTNGIWQGDNPLDYSLPLFILQLTLVVVTTRVLVLLLKPFRQPRVIAEIMGGVLLGPSVLGQYKPFADTIFPMRSVMVIETMANVGLLYFLFLVGLEMDISVIRRMGKRAIIIAVAGMILPFAIGAAFSFLIHDRGKSMNQGTFILFLGVALSVTAFPVLARVLAELKLVNTELGRIALSSALVNDMFAWGLLALAIALAENDSTSLASLYVVLSSIAFVCFCIFVVRPAVCWIIRRTPEGESFSEFYICLILTGVMISGFVTDAIGTHSVFGAFVFGLVIPNGPLGVTLIEKLEDFVSGLLLPLFFAISGLRTNITTIEGIGTWGLLVLVIFLACIGKIAGTVIVCLFYQMPFDEGFTLGLLMNTKGLVELIVLNVGKDQKVLDDEAFAIMVIVAVVMTGIITPIVTTVYKPARRSIPYKRRTIQRSKPDAELRVLVCVHTPRNVPTMINLLEASYPTKRSPLCVYILHLVELSGRASAMLIVHNTRKSGRPALNRTQAQSDHIINAFENYEQHAGCVSVQPLTAISPYSTMHEDICNLAEDKRVAFLILPFHKQQTVDGGMESMNPAFRTMNQNVLANAPCSVGILVDRGFNGSNRVAANQASHNIVVLFFGGPDDREALSYAWRMSEHPGITLAVMRFVPGPDVVEPVGIVKPDPDAANNGNNNSKILCVETDEGWEKQLDEKLINEFRTQNMNDESIVYLEKEVNNGEETVAVVRSMDSVHDLFIVGRGQGIISPLTAGLTDWSECPELGAIGDLLASSDFATTASVLVVQQFVGDEGNAAVDHELEDPNEEHGTPQPVASSPADELQNAQFGNMQRHMNKRTQPPPRVQNSNVYSP; this is encoded by the exons ATGGCGAACGCGACATCGGCCAACGGGACTAATATGACTAATGCATCAGATAGTTCAATAGTATGCTATGCCCCAACCATGATAACCACCAATGGTATTTGGCAGGGAGATAACCCTTTAGACTATTCCCTCCCTCTTTTCATCTTGCAGTTGACTCTGGTCGTCGTCACCACTCGCGTTCTCGTCCTCCTTCTCAAACCCTTTCGGCAACCTCGTGTCATCGCAGAAATCATG GGTGGAGTGTTATTGGGTCCATCGGTGCTTGGACAGTATAAACCATTCGCCGACACAATATTCCCCATGAGAAGTGTGATGGTGATCGAGACCATGGCAAATGTGGGTCTCCTCTACTTCCTCTTCTTGGTCGGCTTGGAGATGGACATTTCCGTTATTCGCCGCATGGGCAAAAGAGCCATTATCATTGCTGTTGCCGGCATGATCCTCCCCTTCGCCATTGGTGCTGCCTTTTCGTTCCTCATCCACGATAGAGGAAAATCAATGAACCAAGGTACCTTTATTCTCTTCCTCGGCGTTGCCCTCTCCGTCACCGCCTTCCCGGTCCTTGCTCGAGTCCTTGCCGAGCTCAAGCTTGTCAACACCGAGCTCGGCAGGATTGCTTTATCCTCGGCACTGGTAAACGACATGTTCGCTTGGGGTCTCTTAGCTCTGGCCATTGCCTTGGCGGAAAATGACTCCACTTCGCTGGCTTCCCTCTACGTTGTTTTGTCTAGCATTGCCTTTGTTTGCTTTTGCATATTCGTGGTCCGACCTGCAGTGTGCTGGATTATCCGAAGAACTCCAGAAGGAGAATCCTTTAGCGAGTTCTACATTTGCCTTATTCTCACCGGGGTCATGATCTCCGGGTTTGTTACTGACGCCATAGGAACACATTCCGTTTTTGGGGCTTTCGTGTTTGGTTTAGTCATCCCTAATGGACCACTTGGCGTCACTCTCATCGAGAAGCTCGAAGATTTTGTTTCGGGGCTTCTGCTCCCTCTTTTCTTTGCCATTAGCGGACTTAGAACCAATATTACTACGATCGAAGGAATTGGAACCTGGGGCCTTCTTGTACTTGTTATCTTTCTCGCTTGCATCGGAAAAATAGCCGGTACAGTCATTGTCTGCCTCTTTTACCAGATGCCATTTGACGAAGGGTTCACTCTAGGACTGCTCATGAACACAAAAGGCCTTGTCGAATTGATTGTCCTCAATGTCGGCAAAGACCAGAAGGTTCTAGACGATGAGGCCTTTGCAATTATGGTGATTGTAGCTGTTGTTATGACTGGAATCATTACACCAATAGTAACAACAGTTTACAAGCCGGCAAGAAGGTCTATACCTTACAAACGAAGAACGATTCAAAGGTCGAAGCCCGATGCGGAGTTACGAGTACTTGTTTGTGTCCACACACCTCGAAATGTGCCTACAATGATCAACCTTTTAGAAGCCTCTTACCCCACAAAGAGATCTCCTTTGTGCGTCTACATACTCCATTTAGTTGAGCTCAGTGGCCGTGCATCTGCAATGCTCATTGTTCATAACACTAGGAAATCCGGCAGGCCGGCGCTCAATCGAACCCAAGCTCAGTCTGACCACATCATAAATGCGTTCGAGAACTACGAGCAGCATGCCGGTTGTGTCTCGGTGCAGCCCTTGACTGCAATCTCACCATACTCTACAATGCACGAAGACATTTGCAACTTGGCAGAGGACAAACGTGTTGCCTTTTTAATTCTTCCTTTCCACAAACAGCAAACGGTGGATGGAGGAATGGAATCCATGAACCCGGCTTTTCGAACAATGAACCAAAATGTATTAGCAAATGCGCCATGCTCAGTCGGAATTCTAGTGGATAGAGGTTTCAATGGCTCCAATCGCGTGGCTGCAAACCAG GCATCTCACAATATAGTGGTACTTTTCTTCGGTGGACCGGACGACCGAGAGGCGTTGTCATATGCATGGAGGATGTCTGAACATCCAGGAATAACTCTTGCAGTCATGCGTTTTGTTCCCGGGCCGGACGTCGTGGAGCCGGTAGGAATAGTGAAACCCGATCCTGATGCCGCAAACAACGGCAACAACAATTCAAAGATATTGTGTGTCGAAACGGACGAGGGGTGGGAGAAGCAACTCGACGAGAAGTTGATAAATGAGTTTAGGACGCAAAATATGAACGACGAATCAATTGTGTACCTGGAGAAGGAGGTGAACAATGGAGAGGAGACGGTGGCGGTGGTAAGGTCAATGGACAGCGTGCATGACCTATTTATAGTCGGCAGAGGACAAGGCATAATATCGCCATTAACGGCGGGGCTAACCGATTGGAGTGAGTGCCCGGAACTCGGTGCTATTGGGGATTTGCTTGCGTCTTCCGACTTCGCAACAACCGCATCGGTTTTGGTAGTGCAACAATTCGTTGGTGATGAAGGGAATGCAGCAGTCGATCACGAGCTCGAGGATCCCAATGAGGAGCACGGAACACCGCAACCGGTAGCCAGCAGCCCAGCAGATGAACTTCAAAATGCGCAGTTTGGCAACATGCAGCGACATATGAACAAGCGGACTCAACCACCACCTAGGGTACAAAATAGTAACGTGTACAGCCCCTAA
- the LOC133724585 gene encoding SAL1 phosphatase-like: MAINCLRAIPKIQHLEITSCSHSFSNSFLFSSNSKPKRVFSSIRASMSYEKELAAAKKAASVAARLCQKVQQALLQSDVHSKSDKSPVTVADYGSQALVSFVLERELPSESFSLVAEEDSGDLRIDSGRETLERITKLVNDTLANSDSYSDSNLTTEDVLRAIDNGKSEGGSCGRHWVLDPIDGTKGFLRGDQYAIALALLDEGKVVLGVLACPNLPLASISGDNQQFSHDKIGCLFFAKLGAGTYMQPLDGSSPLKVHVSATENPEDASFFESYEAAHSLHGLSSTIAKKLGVKAPPVRIDSQAKYGALSRGDGAIYLRFPHKGYREKIWDHAAGCIVVTEAGGVVTDAAGNPLDFSKGRYLDLETGIIVTNQKLMPSLLKAVKESLEEEKVSSL; this comes from the exons ATGGCTATAAATTGCTTGAGAGCAATACCCAAAATTCAGCATTTGGAAATCACCAGCTGCTCACACTCATTCTCCAACTCCTTCCTTTTCTCTTCCAACTCCAAACCCAAAAGGGTCTTTTCATCAATTCGAGCTTCAATGTCTTACGAGAAGGAGCTCGCTGCTGCCAAGAAAGCTGCCTCTGTCGCCGCTCGCCTCTGCCAG AAGGTACAACAGGCGCTTTTGCAGTCAGATGTTCATTCAAAATCAGATAAAAGTCCTGTCACAGTGGCCGATTATG GTTCACAGGCTCTTGTTAGTTTTGTTCTGGAAAGGGAACTTCCTTCGGAATCATTCTCTCTAGTAGCTGAGGAG GATTCGGGAGATCTCCGAATAGACAGTGGCAGGGAAACACTAGAACGCATCACAAAACTTGTTAATGATACTCTTGCCAACAGTGACAGTTATAGTGATTCTAATTTGACCACTGAAGATGTGCTCAGGGCTATTGACAATGGCAAATCTGAAGGTGGTTCTTGTGGCCGGCACTGGGTTTTAGATCCCATTGACGGTACCAAAGG GTTTCTTAGAGGAGACCAATATGCCATAGCATTAGCATTACTGGATGAAGGAAAAGTTGTGTTGGGTGTCCTGGCTTGTCCAAATCTCCCCCTGGCGTCCATTAGTGGTGATAATCAGCAGTTTTCTCATGATAAAATTGGTTGCCTTTTCTTTGCAAAACTTGGTGCAGGAACATATATGCAGCCATTGGATGGTTCATCACCGCTAAAG GTGCATGTCAGTGCTACTGAAAATCCTGAAGACGCCTCATTCTTTGAGTCTTATGAAGCAGCACACTCCTTGCACGGCTTGTCTAGCACCATTGCCAAG AAACTTGGAGTCAAAGCACCGCCAGTTAGAATTGACAGCCAGGCAAAGTATGGGGCACTTTCCAGAGGAGATGGAGCAATATATCTTCGTTTCCCCCATAAAGGATATCGCGAGAAAATATGGGATCATGCTGCTGGGTGCATTGTTGTTACTG AAGCTGGTGGTGTAGTCACAGATGCTGCAGGAAATCCATTGGACTTTTCAAAAGGGAGGTATCTGGATCTTGAAACAGGCATAATTGTTACCAACCAGAAATTGATGCCATCACTCTTGAAGGCAGTTAAAGAATCCTTGGAGGAAGAGAAAGTTTCATCTTTGTGA
- the LOC133724584 gene encoding 2-oxoisovalerate dehydrogenase subunit alpha 2, mitochondrial-like, whose amino-acid sequence MINRFKSKMGSLGFIHFSSWSSSFTRKSPVPVSFAQNLRIPEREFGNSPAHFRFCSRRFESGKVETLSDEADANQVLDLPEGKVKFTPEMRFISETTKERESCYRVLDDNGKQIMCSNYAEVSPEVAVKMYTDMVILQTMDIIFYEAQRQGRISFYLTTVGEEAINIASAAALTFDDIVLPQYREPGVLIWRGFTVQEFANQCFSNKADYGKGRQMPIHYGSNKHNYFTVASTVASQLPHAVGVAYSLKMDRKDACVVTYVGDGGTSEGDFHAALNFAAVTEAPVIFICRNNGWAISTPTSDQFRSDGVVVKGRAYGIRSIRVDGNDALAMYSAVYAARKMAITEQRPILIEALTYRVGHHSTSDDSTKYRPVDEIELWKVERDPVTRFRKWIERNGWWSGEAEIEARNSARKQILHAIQEAEKVEKPPVADMFTDVYDCLPSNLVEQEKRLRETIKRHPQDYPSDVPV is encoded by the exons ATGATCAACCGTTTCAAGTCCAAGATGGGTTCTTTGGGTTTTATCCATTTCAGCTCTTGGAGTTCATCTTTCACTCGCAAATCTCCGGTTCCGGTTTCCTTTGCTCAAAACCTCAGAATCCCggagagagagtttggaaaCTCGCCGGCCCATTTCCGTTTCTGCTCTCGTCGTTTTGAATCCGGCAAAGTAGAAACGCTCTCCGACGAGGCTGATGCCAATCAG GTTTTGGATTTGCCAGAAGGGAAGGTCAAGTTTACTCCTGAAATGAGGTTCATATCTGAGACGACTAAGGAGCGGGAGTCCTGTTATCGGGTCCTTGATGACAATGGGAAGCAAATTATGTGCAGCAACTATGCTGAG GTCAGCCCGGAAGTTGCTGTAAAAATGTATACAGACATGGTGATTCTTCAAACTATGGACATCATTTTCTACGAAGCACAGAGGCAAGGAAGAATTTCATTTTATCTGACTACAGTTGGTGAAGAAGCCATCAACATTGCATCTGCTGCAGCACTCACCTTTGATGACATTGTCCTTCCTCAG TACAGGGAGCCAGGAGTTTTAATATGGCGTGGTTTCACTGTACAAGAATTTGCAAACCAGTGTTTCAGTAACAAAGCTGATTACGGGAAAGGCAGGCAGATGCCAATCCATTATGGGTCTAACAAGCACAATTACTTCACTGTAGCATCAACCGTGGC TTCACAACTTCCACATGCTGTTGGTGTTGCTTATTCTCTAAAAATGGACAGAAAAGATGCATGTGTGGTCACATATGTTGGTGATGGTGGCACAAGTGAG GGTGACTTCCATGCTGCTCTAAATTTTGCGGCTGTTACGGAGGCTCCAGTTATATTCATTTGTCGGAACAACGGATGGGCTATCAGTACACCTACTTCAGACCAGTTTCGGA GTGATGGTGTTGTTGTCAAAGGTCGGGCTTATGGAATCCGAAGTATCCGAGTAGATGGGAATGATGCACTTGCCATGTATAGTGCAGTTTACGCTGCACGCAAAATGGCAATCACTGAACAGAGACCAATCTTAATAGAG GCATTAACATATCGAGTTGGGCACCATTCCACATCAGATGATTCGACCAAGTATCGCCCAGTTGATGAGATTGAATTGTGGAAAGTGGAACGAGACCCAGTAACTCGATTTAGAAAATGGATTGAAAGAAATGGTTGGTGGAGTGGTGAGGCAGAGATAGAGGCTAGAAACAGTGCGAGAAAGCAG ATATTACATGCAATCCAAGAAGCTGAAAAAGTAGAGAAGCCACCAGTTGCTGACATGTTCACTGATGTATACGACTGTCTTCCTTCCAATCTTGTTGAGCAGGAGAAACGGCTAAGAGAGACAATTAAGAGACACCCCCAGGATTACCCATCTGATGTTCCTGTGTAA